From a region of the Alnus glutinosa chromosome 1, dhAlnGlut1.1, whole genome shotgun sequence genome:
- the LOC133878271 gene encoding phytosulfokine receptor 1: MGVQDLWVLIIVLGLCFQSRLLNSQNLSCHPNDLRALEDFLRGLESVIDGWGSNSSSNCCTWPGITCNSSFSRGLNDSRSSNRVVKLELVKKRLGGKLSEALGNLDQLRTLNLSHNYLREGLPASLFHLQNLEVLDLSSNDLSGLFPATIDLPSIQSIDISQNTLKGPIPVGVCGNSRRIRVLNLAENYFSGSLPPGLGNCSSLEHLCLGTNDLTGGLSEDIFRLQKLARLSLQDNMLSGPLSRRIGNLTSLFRLDISSNGFSGSIPDVFYHYGKLQYMEAHSNNFTGQIPPSLSISSTLTLLNLRNNSLEGHIDLNCSAMASLASLDLGSNRFYGSVPANLPSCGGLRTLNLARNNFRGQIPESFKTFQNLSYLSLSNSSIFNLSSALKILQQCRNLTTVVLTLNFHDEELPADPTIRFENLKVLIIANCRLTGSIPKWLSDCTKLQLLDLSWNRLNGTIPRWFGKFEFLFYLDLSNNSFTGEIPKSFTGLESLNNRNISLEEPSRDFPFFLKRNVSTRGLQYNQVWSFPPTLDLSHNNLSGPIWPEFGKLKKLHILDLKFNYLSGQIPSNLSGMASLENLDLSHNNLTGTIPPSLEKLSFLSKFNVAENHLSGEIPSGGQFQTFPNSSFEGNNLYFCGSSCRPSINKAAPPGSPNKSTRKRGPIIGMAIGIVFGTAFLLVLMFIILLRAHSRGEVDPEKEGDTNDKDLEQLGSRLVVLFQNMENNKELSLDDLLKSTNNFDQANIIGCGGFGLVYKATLPDGRKVAIKRLSGDCGQMEREFRAEVEALSRAQHPNLVHLQGYCMYKNDRLLIYSYMENSSLDYWLHEKLDGLSSLDWDTRLQIAQGAARGLAYLHQSCEPHILHRDIKSSNILLDENFEAYLADFGLARLILPYDTHVTTDLVGTLGYIPPEYGQASVATYKGDVYSFGVVLLELLTGRRPMDMCKPKGCRDLISWVFQMKKERHESEVFDPFVYDKQHDKEMLRVLEIACLCLSECPKVRPSTQQLVSWLDDLDINI, translated from the coding sequence atgGGTGTTCAAGATTTGTGGGTGTTGATAATTGTTCTTGGCCTCTGTTTCCAATCCCGGCTTCTGAATTCTCAGAATCTGTCATGCCATCCAAATGACCTGAGGGCATTGGAGGATTTCTTGAGAGGTTTGGAGTCGGTTATTGATGGGTGGGGCTCCAATTCTTCTTCTAATTGCTGTACATGGCCAGGCATCACTTGCAACTCTTCCTTCTCCCGTGGTCTAAACGATTCTCGCAGTTCCAATAGAGTCGTTAAGTTGGAGCTTGTTAAGAAAAGACTAGGTGGTAAACTCTCTGAAGCACTAGGCAACTTGGATCAGCTCAGAACCCTCAATCTCTCCCACAATTACCTCCGAGAAGGGCTTCCTGCGTCCCTCTTCCATTTGCAAAATTTAGAGGTCCTGGACTTGAGCTCTAATGACTTGTCAGGTCTATTTCCGGCAACCATTGATTTGCCTTCAATCCAGTCCATTGACATATCTCAGAACACCTTGAAAGGTCCTATCCCCGTTGGCGTCTGCGGGAATTCAAGGCGAATTCGGGTTCTGAATCTGGCTGAAAACTACTTCTCTGGTAGTCTTCCACCAGGACTTGGCAACTGTAGCTCGTTGGAACATCTCTGTCTCGGCACGAATGACCTCACTGGTGGTTTATCAGAAGATATATTTCGACTACAGAAATTGGCGCGGTTGAGTCTTCAAGATAACATGCTTTCCGGGCCGCTGAGCAGAAGAATCGGTAACCTTACTAGCCTTTTTCGTTTGGATATATCCTCTAATGGGTTTTCAGGAAGCATCCCAGATGTTTTTTATCACTATGGAAAGTTACAGTATATGGAAGCCCATTCAAACAATTTCACTGGTCAAATTCCACCTTCCTTGTCCATTTCATCCACTCTCACTTTGCTTAATTTGAGGAACAATTCTTTGGAGGGTCATATTGATCTTAATTGTTCAGCAATGGCTAGTCTGGCCTCTCTTGATTTAGGTTCTAATCGTTTTTACGGTTCTGTGCCTGCTAATCTTCCGTCTTGTGGAGGTTTGAGAACCTTAAATCTTGCCCGGAACAACTTCAGAGGCCAAATCCCAGAAAGCTTCAAGACTTTTCAAAATCTCTCTTACCTCTCACTCTCAAATTCCAGCATCTTTAATCTTTCCTCTGCCCTGAAAATCCTCCAGCAATGCAGGAACCTAACTACTGTGGTCCTTACCCTCAACTTCCATGATGAGGAATTGCCTGCTGATCCTACTATACGTTTTGAAAACCTTAAAGTTCTCATTATTGCAAATTGTAGACTCACCGGTTCAATACCAAAATGGTTGAGCGATTGTACCAAATTGCAGTTGTTGGATTTGTCCTGGAATCGGTTGAACGGAACTATTCCGAGGTGGTTCGGCAAGTTCGAATTTCTCTTTTACTTGGACCTGTCAAACAACTCATTTACTGGGGAGATTCCAAAAAGCTTTACTGGATTAGAGAGTCTTAACAACCGGAATATCTCATTGGAGGAACCTTCCCGAGATTTCCCATTTTTCTTGAAAAGAAATGTGAGTACGAGAGGATTGCAGTATAATCAAGTTTGGAGCTTCCCACCAACGCTGGACCTAAGTCACAACAATCTTAGTGGACCAATCTGGCCGGAGTTTGGGAAACTGAAAAAGCTCCATATTTTGGATTTGAAATTTAACTATTTATCAGGGCAAATTCCTAGCAATTTATCGGGGATGGCAAGCTTGGAGAATCTGGATTTGTCCCATAACAATCTTACGGGGACAATACCACCTTCATTAGAAAAACTCAGCTTTTTGTCAAAGTTTAATGTTGCGGAAAATCATCTAAGTGGGGAAATCCCTTCAGGAGGTCAGTTTCAGACATTCCCAAATTCAAGCTTCGAAggtaataatttatatttttgtggaTCCTCTTGTCGTCCATCAATTAACAAAGCTGCTCCTCCTGGATCACCCAACAAATCAACAAGGAAAAGAGGACCTATCATTGGAATGGCTATTGGGATTGTATTTGGGACAGCTTTTCTTCTCGTCCTCATGTTCATAATTTTGTTGCGAGCGCATAGCCGAGGAGAGGTTGATCCTGAGAAAGAGGGTGACACCAATGATAAAGATTTGGAACAACTTGGGTCAAGATTAGTGGTTTTGTTCCAAAACATGGAGAACAATAAAGAGCTGTCCCTTGATGACCTTTTGAAATCTACCAACAATTTTGACCAAGCTAATATTATTGGCTGTGGGGGTTTTGGTCTTGTCTACAAAGCCACCCTTCCTGATGGTAGGAAGGTTGCAATCAAACGTCTCTCCGGTGACTGCGGTCAGATGGAAAGGGAATTCCGTGCTGAAGTCGAAGCCCTCTCAAGAGCTCAACATCCAAATCTTGTCCATCTTCAAGGCTATTGCATGTACAAAAATGACAGGCTCTTAATATACTCTTACATGGAAAACAGTAGCTTGGATTATTGGTTACATGAAAAGCTTGATGGTCTATCCTCCCTAGATTGGGATACAAGGCTCCAAATTGCTCAAGGGGCAGCAAGGGGGCTTGCTTATTTGCACCAATCGTGTGAGCCCCATATCCTTCACAGAGATATAAAGTCGAGTAACATCCTTCTAGATGAAAATTTTGAAGCCTACTTAGCCGATTTTGGTCTTGCAAGGCTTATACTCCCCTATGATACTCATGTGACAACTGATCTTGTAGGGACGCTAGGCTACATCCCTCCTGAATACGGCCAAGCCTCGGTTGCGACTTACAAGGGAGATGTGTATAGTTTTGGGGTTGTTCTTTTGGAACTTCTAACAGGAAGGAGGCCCATGGACATGTGCAAGCCGAAAGGATGCCGGGATCTAATTTCTTGGGTGTTTCAGATGAAGAAGGAGAGGCATGAAAGTGAGGTGTTTGATCCATTCGTATATGACAAGCAGCATGACAAGGAAATGTTGCGGGTGCTTGAGATTGCATGTCTTTGCTTGAGTGAATGCCCTAAAGTGAGGCCTTCAACTCAGCAGCTAGTTTCTTGGCTCGACGACCTCGACATCAATATCTAG